The nucleotide sequence AAGAGTTCACATTGATGTTGTTTTtgcttttttctcttcttttatgCACTTGTTGCCATCCTTCCTACATAGTAGATTTGAAAGCATTAGTGTCTTGTTTGTTTTTCATACTTATATCTACTTTCATCTGTTGTGTTCAATGCTTTGTACTGACTGAGCTAGAAGTGGCCATATTTGAACTATATATGTTACCTTTGTTGATCTGGTTGTTGATGTTTCTCTCAGATTGTTGgttcctcttttcttcttctactAGCTCATTATTTTGGGTATCCACATGATCAGTTTAGGGAGCACGTTGACAGGTCTGCCTTGTGTGACCTTGGATTCTACGATGGGAGAAAAAGAGGGGGACTATTTCATACTCAATTTTTTGGTTGAATGTCTCCAAAATACCTTCTGGATTCTGAATGGCCACATGAACTTTAGTGATCAGAGGTTTCGATAAATCTATCTCAATCCTCATTTTAGTCGTCGTAGGTCTAGTTTTTGTCTAAGTGATTTTATCCATGACAATCGGTGTTCTAATAGGCCCAACAATCCTACAGAGTGTTGCCCACTCATAGTAATGCTATGGACGACATGGTAGATAGATCGGTGCTAGTATCGTATCTTGTTTGGTTTGAAATTAGAAGTCCACCATTGTATTTTCATGGAGTGATCTTTGCCAAGTTGTATAAAGGTAAATGAAGTTATTAAAATGTAGTCCTCTTCATTCTCAATATCAATAAAGACATGTCTAGCATCTTTGACCTCTATTTTCACATGCCCTTTAGTAGGTACAATTCTCGCAAAATCTTCCCTAATTTTGTCAATTTGGGGGCGATTCTAATCGAAGTTACCTATTAAGTCCATTTGCAAGTCTTAGCTAGTAGATCATGTTCTTCCTTTGTGAATGTGACTACTGGTTTTCCGTTGATGATTTTATGCTTCTTGTGCGGAAATTTGATTCTACCCTTATTTGTGGGTTGCACTTTAGCCTTAGGGCTCCTCTGTATGTAGCCTGATCTTCTGGGTTAAGATTTTAGCCCGAATTCACATcttgattgttattgttgtgGATTATTTGGGAACTTGTGGTAAGGGGAGGAAAATTTGTAATATCTGGTGGATCTGGGGGCGTGTTGGAGCTTGTTCCTAAAGGAGGAACGTAGAAATGCATGTCTGAGTTCCGAGGGAGATAGTTGTTTCCGACTAGATGTTACCGTTATCGAAGAGAGAGAATGGGGAGGAGAGAGAAGAGGCCTTTTGTGCAACTTCTAATTAGTTATAGGCCAAGATTATTAGTAGTTGTAGGACTATATAACTTGCTTTGAGTAAATTAACACACTAATAATCAAATAACTAATTAATTCAAAGGACTATTCATTTTTGAAGCTATATTCTCTATTAACTCTATTTTATGTTTGGTTTCAATTTTCAATCTAGTGTTTGGTACCTGCACTAAAGCTTGTAAATTCGAATTCGTGCCGGAAAATCTCGCATTAGCGATTAAGCGCTTCCTAACAAGGACAATTTTGTACCCAGGATTCGAACCCGATACCTATAGTTAATAATGAAAGAATAATTGTATCCTTATTGGTAAACATTATTTTATGTTGCACAAAGATGAGAACTGCTTTATAAAAGCAGCTTGAAGGTAACTTAAGATTCCTTTGTTTGACTGGATCGAATTAATTTAAAACTATCACGTGAGTTTGAGAGACTTCAAGAATTAGCAACCTTTAACATAATTATTCAGATAAGAAAAAGTATACATTGACCTAATTAATCTGTTAACCTTACTTTAGTTTTCGAAGTTAGGCAAATATTGGATTAAACTGTCCTACTGATCATGAATTACATCCGACGTTATTTCAATAAATTCAAAGCAAAATGAAAAATATTAATAGTAGTAAACTCTCAACTGTATATCGGGATTCGTATCAGCAAATTTCTGGAATAGAAGTGTGAGATGGGAAAAATTAGCGTAAGGTAATTACATATTCTTCTGAAATGTAACATTGTTGTAATAAAGACAGCCTAGACGTTTGGAAATATATATTATTTGCAAATTAATGTTTGTTTGGCTTAAAAATACAAAGTTTGGCTTTTAAAAGTCAAAAAGTGTTTGTTCTTTACCAAGTAGCCGGTTGGATTCACTGTTTACTTTTTCAAGCtagtatacataaattatatactgattatacatagttatacacatactatacataaattatacatagaCTAGCGATTTTATATATATCAAACGTATATTATACATCTGTCAGTTACTTTTGATTTAAGTGATTGGGTAGGCGGCGATTTGGGTCAATTAATCAAAAATGTTCATGAAATTAAAGACAATAATATTTTAGTCAACGATCTAGTACAAAGACTGTGACATAGTGTATGTTAGGACATATAAAGATCATTGACATCAGTGTGTTGTAAGGGTGGGGTGGGGGttgttgtggggggggggggtgttcttTTTGTTTAAAACCTTACAAAACTCATACCAGAGCAAAGTTTCACTTGTTTCCCTTGTTAGTTCTCTCTACTCAATCTCTCTAACATGTCTAGTTTTGACAAATCCACTGTCATTAGCATTTGCAAAACAGTGTTAATTTGTGGTTTAGTCCTATACTTAGGTTCAATAATCTTTTTCAATGACTCTGACTGTCCATCTTCTTATCTTTTCTCTTCCTTAAATTTCCCAATTATAATTAGATCATCAAATATTGCACAAACCAACAATCGCACAAATATTAACCACCTcctttttggaattttagggtcAGAAAAAGCATGGCACCATAGAAAATCCTACATTGAATCTTGGTGGAGACCAAATATTACAAGAGGTCATCTTTTACTAGATGTTCCTCCTAAAGGTAATCTTTTACCTTGGTCAATAAATTCACCTCCTTATAAAATATCCGATGATGTTCCAAAACTAGTTAAAGAAACCAAACATGTTGATTCAAGAGTTTTAAGAATGGTTCATGGGATTATGGAGGTATTTAGAGAGGAACATGAAGGGGTAAGATGGGTAATTATGGGGGACGACGACTCAATATTTTTTGTGGATAATATGGTTGATATTCTTACCCAATATGATCATACGAAGTACTATTACATTGGCGGACATTCAGAATTTATATTGTCGAATTATTGGTACTCATTTCATGAAGCTTTTGGTGGAGCTGGAATTATTTTAAGTTATCCTTTGGCTAGAGCATTTGCAAAAAATATAATGTCTTGCCTAAAAAGATATTCTCACTTGAAATCTGCTGATAGAACCACAATGCTTTGCATTTCTGATATTGGAGTCAACCTTTCTCCTCTTCAAGGTATTCATCAGGTAGGTTTCTTTCCGGTTTTAACCGGTAAAAAAAATTTACACTATCAGTATATTTTAACCTGTTATAGATTATATCATTTGATAGCTCGTTCTAGGAGACCGACCTTAATCATTTTTTTTACACTGTCAGTGTATTCAGCAAGATATGTCTTATCAACTAATTAGATTAAGTTTAcaattttttcttttcccttaaaTAATATTTGGATATTTATAATTTGCAGATTGATCTACGTGGTGACATATCTGGATTTTTATCATATCATCCAAAGTCTTTATTAATGTCCCTACACCATTTTGACATGGTTGATCCAATTTTTCCCTCAATGGATCGTGCCCAATCTAGTTTCCACCTCCAAAATGCTGCAAATTATGATCAATCAAGAATGTTACAACAAACCATTTGCCACAAAAGATCAAGTAATTGGACATTTTCAGTTTCTTGGGGATATTCAGCTCatatttatgaaaaaataatgCCTAGAAGTTGGATACAAAATCCTATTGTGACATTCAAGACATGGCAACCAAGTCCTAGTCCACCATATTACATGTTTGATGTTAGAAGTCCTTCTTTGGATCCTTGTGAAGCTCCTCatgtttttttcttcaaatctatTGAGAAAACTCCAAGAAATGAAATTGTTACTACTTATACTAGAGCATGGCCAAGTGGGATTGGAGCTTGTTTATCTACTGGAAATTATTCTGCCGAATATGTTTCTGAAATTCATGTTTACTCACCAGCAACAAAACGTATTGAGGTAATGTTTTGTACTTCCATAATCTCTCATGAATTTCTatatgagtttaacttttatatactGACACTATAAAATATTCTCTATTAGATAATATGGAAGGGGAACCATGGAGCAACGGTAAAATTGTCTccatgtgacctataggtcatgggTTTGAGTCACGAAGCAGTCACtaattaatgcttgcattacaATAGCCGTTTATATCACATCCCTTGGGGTGCAGCCTTTCCCGGACCCTGCATGAACGCGGATGCCTTGTGCACCGAACTGCTCTTTTATTAGATAAAAGATAAATAGTGACAGGAATTAATAACCTGGAAAATTAGCAAATTGTGTTAAACCAAGAAAATCTCAACAATATATTTTCCTCGTCCTCCTCCccgaaataaaaaggaaaaagaaaaaaagtgaatATATAATAACATCTACTTGTGTAAAAATTACACATTTCTCTATTTTGATCTCtgtattttataaatttttgttttcctttgttcTTTTCAGATTGATAGATGTGAATGTTGTGACATAATCCATGAGGCTGGATCCAGTAAAGCTGATATCAAGTATAGGGAGTGTAAAATAGATGAGATAATAGCTTGATCGATTCAAGTTGCTGTATAATATAAGCATTTGTGTCGATTATtgtcttctttatttattttttcacaaataaaatttgttaTGTATTTAATTCAACGCTTGAAATTAAGAGTCAAGTGAAGCTGAAGGAAGCTTCATTGTAGTCTAGAAGGTTCAGTAGATCGATCAACCGCGCTGCTCGCTCGTCCTGAGAACTGAGTCTATAGTTATGGTTCAGACGGATTTAATAGCTTTTGCTTAGGCAATATATGTATATAGATAAAtccattaaatatatataaatattttaatatgaatCTAGTAATTAACTTAAACGAGTTATTCGTCCAATGGCAAGTTCAGAATCTAGTTGGGAAGCACGAATTATCCATTATTTGTATGACTGAATAACTGAAGCCATCATACTTATTTGATACAATAACTTGATGGGGTGGGACTTTGGCCATCCACAGTTATCTAATAGCATGTTCGACCAAGGtgcaaaaatcaacttattttgagaagtacttttctcaaaagtacttttggtgagaagcagtttgtgtttggctaattaatttgaaaagcatttCTGAGCgtcaattagtgtttgaccaagcttttaaaaactgcttctaagtgtattttttttaaaagtgtttttggagagaaactacttttttctgcttctaactaaaaatacttttttctacTAAAAGCTTGTCCAAACACTTCGACtttgagaaaaaaaaagtacttttttttaagttttgaagaagcttggccaaataggctataaTAAAGGTTTCATgttatgcaaatgaatgcatGTATTTATACTATCTATAGTATACTGGCATATGTATTGTAACATGAATATAAATCATAATATTGTACTAgcataaatattatcaaaaattagttGAACTAAACAGTGTCAAATCATGCACATAAGGCATAATACTGAGCTGACACTATAACACTAACGCCTTATAGTACCTTTGGTTTTTGTTTATATGCTTGTCGCCTCACTGTTATGAGTTATAACCATATCGTATAGCTCATTATCTAGCTAGTATGCTTATCTTTTAGGAAAACACTTTTTGAAGTCAGTGTCTCCGCATACCTCACATTCAAGCTAAGCGTGCAGCTAATTCTTTACTGATTTTCACATCCAATCTCAGTCGAACATCTTCAATctatgtaaaatattaattatcGGGTTTAATTATGCTCGTTTGAATTATCATCTCATATAAATAAACCTGAATCAAagtcaaaatcaacccgaaaatTACTTATTGATTAATGAGATCAAAACACCCGAGTCAGATATGTTTTCGTACTATGCACGAGCCAGTGattccaaatatataattagtttttgtttactcgtaaaacgatacagttgaatttgtaacgtgatttatagacacgtgaattaatttgatccaagaaTATAAACTAAATAAGAAcagaaataaaattaagaaaataacttgAGGAAAATAGAAGCATGGCTATGCATGGACTTGGCTTCTCCGGAAGCAGTAATAAGAGCAATATTaagagcaaaagaaaaagaatgatttTATAGAATAAGAGTAGATTTTTGCCTTTGTATACATATGAATTTTTCATGTCCTACTATGGATACAAATTCACCTATTTATAGCTCTATTCagggagacaagatccccaaatcaagctcTTCTTTAATGAGAATAACCTCCCCAAAAATCTACACAACTGAACAAGAATCATGCAGATATACAATAGCTCCTAACACAAGCCTGATAGACATCCTCTCAGAACAGGATAAGGCAGCACTCATTACGCCCCTCTCAGTAACTGAAATTATCAAAGCTATTAAATCCTTTAAACCTCTAAAGGCTCCAGGTCCAGATGGTATCCATCCAATCTTCTTCCAGAAATACTATTCCGGCACAAAAACGGCTATCACACATACATGTACTCAAGCCTTTGCTCCCTTAGTAATACCAAGTGAAATAAATAGGACCTATGTAGCTCTTATTGCCAAGGTTAAACATcctcaaaatatttttcaatatatGTCTATCAGCCTTTGTAACACAATCTATAAAACtataacaaaaattattttaaatcatattcGCCCGTttctcaataatattatatgtCCTGATCAATGTAGTAATATTTCAGAAAGAAGAGCAATTGACAATGCAATAATTGTCCAAGAAGCAATCCACTCATTCAAGAGTTGTACGGATCGGACTGGAAAGATGATGCTAAAAACTAATCTTGAAAAGACCTTTGACAGACTTGAATGTTCATTCGTCAGGAGCTCAGTGAACGCATTAAACTTTCCACAAGACCTAATCACGCTTGTTATGAATTGCATATATACAACTACAACCTCAATCGTTGCAAATGGCAAACCTACTGATTTCTTTGAGCCATTAAGAGGTATCCGTCGAGGAGACCCGCTATCTCTGTATCTTTTTATCATCTGTATGCAATCTCTAACACGTTGCATTGATCAAGAAGGAGATATTTTAAGCTAGAAACCCCGTTAAAATAAGCCACAATGGACCAGCCATATCCTATCTCCTTTTTGTAGACGACTTTATTCTATTCACTGAGGCAGACAATTCTAGCAGAACCTTTATCATAAATATATTCAACTTCGTTTCCCATCAATTGGATAGAGAATAAATTTTTTCAAatccaaaataatttttttttctctaatgTACCAACTCAAGAACAGACATCTCTAGCCAGCACactaaatattaagataaaaaaCAATGTAGGGAAGTACTTGGGTTTTCCGATTACTAACCTACAACCAAAAAGTTCGGATTACCAATTCATAATTGACAGGATGAATACTCGACTTAAAAGATGGAAAGCAAGATTACTCACTTTATCTGGAAGATTAACTCTTATACAGTCGACTCTGTCAGCAATCTCCACTCATTCCATGCAAATAAACCTTCTTTCAGCTAAGACTAGAAATATTCATCGCATCCAGAGAAACTTCTTATGGGATTCTACAACGGACCAAGGGAGAATACATCACATCAATTGGCATAAAGTAGTATCTCCTAAATAAGAGGGAAGCTTGGGGTTGTACAAAGCAACAAGAAAAAATAGTGCACTCCTATCAAACCTATTGTGGAGATTCCTCACAAATCCTGACGCTCTTTATGCTAAAATAATAAGGGTAAATACAATAGCATCCAAAGAATAAATCCTACAGTTTTAAAAAAATGACTCCTACATCTGAAAAAGCACTGCCAAAACTTATTCTTTCTTCTCTAAAGGCATCGCTTGTAATATTGAAAACGGGAACAAAAATATGCCTTTGGTAAGAAGATGGGTTTATGGGCAATCACATACTAAGGGAACTAATTGAGGGATCACTAGATAAGAAAGATATTAATAAAAATGTTAATTGTATCATTAGGAATAAAAATACGCTCTCTGACATCATAACACAAACATACATTCTGTTCTAAGAAATGTTAAATGACTTCTTCTTCTAGAAAGAAACGGAAGATGTGAACTTCACAATAAAATCTGCCTACATCTCTTCATTAGGCTCACAGAGGCTACCCAATCTCAGGAACCCTTTAACCACTCCTGGATATGGAAAGAACACTGCCACAACAAACTAAAAACTTTTCTATGGCTTCTACTACACCAACGACTGCCTACTACAGTTGTCCTCAACCAAAGGAAAATAATTGAAGTCAACTCCTGCAAACATTGAGAGACAGAGAAAAACACATACGACATATTTTTCCAATGCCTCATGAACAGCAGAATATGGGAGAGCttaacatcaccaccccacatgCAAACCAACGAGATTGGATAAAAGATAATTGTACTTTCGGTGCAAGCATCATTATACCAAACAACTCCTCAATCCCGCTGGCTATTATTACACCTATTATTCTTTGGTATATTTGGCTAAATGGTAACCATGACACTTTTAATAACTGCTCAACACACATTGATAGCAAAAAAATAGTTACAATGGACCTCTGCCTAACAAACCATAACTTCAAACATCCCATAACAACAAAAATCCCGATAAAATGGGAACTCCCACCATAAAATATCTATAAACTCAATATAGATGACGCATACCAAAAAACCTCCAACATTGGAGGAGCAGGTGGAATATAAGAGATTCCGAAGGAAAATGGATTGATGGATTCTCCTACCACACAATTGTCTCATCACCCATCTAAGCAGAAATCATCGCGCTACTAAAAGGATTAAAACTTGCTTTCACAAAAAATCGAATTTCGATTATAACAGAAATAGACTGCCAGGTAATACTTAACCTATTGCAAAACAATTCTCACAACAAAAGCTATTGCTAATTTTCTCCATGATTGCAAGTTCCTGCTCGATGCACTGGGCCAGCCGAAAGTTAGGCACGTCTACCGTGCAGGAAACCGAGTGGTGCACACACTAGCGCAGTTTGAGAGCAAATGTAACTCACATATTAACATTGAGTGTGACGATTACCACTTTTATTTGCTTTCTCTACTTTTCACAAAGACTTACTAAGGACTGTTTCGACAAGATCATTCTGGCACTATAATAACTCTTTTTAATTTATTGCATAATAATAATTCAGCGCCTTTCAGCGCctgttatcaaaaaaaaaaatgtttttcacAGGGTAATAAGATCCCAAAAAGTATATAATTGAAATCTCGGCCTTAGTACATGAAAACTTATGCTTTTCCTTAAAATAGCAAGAGTAATCAAATTCcttttgaaagtgaaatgtggacacattttgttttgaaaagaaaaggtGGAAAAGAGAATATTATGCTATTAAAGGGGTTTGAACCCATCACTTCAACTGCAGAAGGCAGACCACATGAGCTCGCCTTCAAACCCTACTTGATCACATGTTTCAGTTTATTAATTCTGAGTAATTTTTCCACCTTTTTTCTATTATACTTTATTAAGAAAACATGCAAGTCAACGCGGCAGAACCTGAATCCTTCCATTGTGAGGAAAGGTGTTAATTTAAACTTGTAAAAGAAGATTTTTAGTATTTTCAAAATGCAGATTAAATATATTCCTTGTTAGTTGGTCCAAGTGGTGATATTTCTTAATATGTAAACATTCTTAGACCTATGCATGTTCTTGCGTCAAAATTAAAGTACCCATATCATAATTAAGAGGCCTCTTCGGTGGGCCACATGGAATTAGGATTATCATAATAAAAAATTCTAGATTTAGAGCAGAGAAATTAAATGAAAATTTGGAAATATAGACTTTAACATTGTTGTGGATCTAATGTCTGAAAACTTGAAGCGAGAGTACTTTTAATATTTGAAGAATGGATATACATGGTTTGGAAGGTGGTCATCCATACAGATGATCTGGGATCAATCCCCCTTTTTCCcctcaaaatcagataataactgaatttataagtggttttcaGGATACGTGGATTAAATTGACACAAAGCAATAAGTtaaattataattaaaaataacGAACGATAAAGTAAGTTCAAACAACACGAATTGAATAATAATACGCTTGGGAAGAGGGTCCTCCTTGAATAGGATGCAATTCGATCACAATATCAAGGCACGGTTGAAATAGAACTCTAAAGAGAAAATAACAGTATATTGCTTCTGAGTGAATGTTACAATGTGCTTTAAAAATAATCaggccccctttatatagtaggggagtcctgcTTTAGAtataattctataaaaggtaagaaatctcattgtcacgccccaaacctgaaaaggcatggccggcacccggtgcTATACTCGCCCcaagcgtaccactctgtaactatgAACTTTGGAGGGTTAACCcttaacttaggccgatgaggtcatattctgaatcatctgaaaataacgtctacaaccagcaataccaaactaaacatcTACATAGGGCTGGTAAAGCCACCATAGTGACATAAAAAATGTataggactcgtctacaagcctctagggaTAACTGAGTTGTATCATGGGCGGGATAGGTcatcgacctacccatcaaacttgtatttataaaatggactccaaggtataGACTTGGTAACTCCGAGAAAGTGGAgtttaccaaccaagctgatgtttgactttgtctactgggaaggtctatccagctagctgtctatcaggacctgcaggcatgaaatgcagtgtccccagcaaaatggacgtcagtacaaaataatgtaccgagtatgtaagacaacataataattgaaagctgaaactgagctgataatataataactgaaagtgtcagggagtcaaatataattgaaaatatgCTTATCTGCTGATAttgactcatctctctcaatatagtaagtaaaatagttgtccggcccaaTAAGACTctgtatgtgtaactgctctgtcgtagtaggctcgctcataggcgtctAGCCATACTAGATTCTGTATCTCGgtcattctgggctcgctcataggcgctcgaccatagtaggctcggtatataacttatcatCTAATCAAAGGTTTCCCAATAAGggcctgcccattgattatagcttGATGATGGTGAAAATtttgtaatattgtatatatagactctctgctctcttggctgaaagaagacaatactagcTAAATATGAattcccgataagggagaatatgataacttatgagactaggataatttACATAAATTCAgcaatatgaacttctctttacgtctatttatcaaacacatgtagttacagatcatgccaaaatgaaagaaaggtcTAGCCTTAgcataccttaactccgttgagtccttaatacctttcaagcaattcttcaaacaactcaactcaatcttcCACATCataaagagattcaaaatcagtattGAGTAAAGGCTAAATCCGCAACTTAAATTAGtagctcatttacgtaaatttgggcagcatcgcCCTTGTAACAAGGCCCTCCAATaacatataccaacaacaacaagaacaatcCAATAACAAAATGTAtgctgttataaaataaagatccatccgggcccaaggcggaaggcatgggctatagtacacaaaaatttgggactcgcgcggatttgcagttttatggctgtaaaatgccgaaaggaagttgttgtgtaagctgctactgcaagttgctATCTAAgatgcttgtaagctgctactgcaagctgctgtgtaagctgcttgtaagttgcttgtaagctgc is from Nicotiana tabacum cultivar K326 chromosome 18, ASM71507v2, whole genome shotgun sequence and encodes:
- the LOC107816279 gene encoding uncharacterized protein LOC107816279; translation: MSSFDKSTVISICKTVLICGLVLYLGSIIFFNDSDCPSSYLFSSLNFPIIIRSSNIAQTNNRTNINHLLFGILGSEKAWHHRKSYIESWWRPNITRGHLLLDVPPKGNLLPWSINSPPYKISDDVPKLVKETKHVDSRVLRMVHGIMEVFREEHEGVRWVIMGDDDSIFFVDNMVDILTQYDHTKYYYIGGHSEFILSNYWYSFHEAFGGAGIILSYPLARAFAKNIMSCLKRYSHLKSADRTTMLCISDIGVNLSPLQGIHQIDLRGDISGFLSYHPKSLLMSLHHFDMVDPIFPSMDRAQSSFHLQNAANYDQSRMLQQTICHKRSSNWTFSVSWGYSAHIYEKIMPRSWIQNPIVTFKTWQPSPSPPYYMFDVRSPSLDPCEAPHVFFFKSIEKTPRNEIVTTYTRAWPSGIGACLSTGNYSAEYVSEIHVYSPATKRIEIDRCECCDIIHEAGSSKADIKYRECKIDEIIA